Part of the Nitrospirota bacterium genome is shown below.
TCCGGGATAAGAGCGTATGGCGAATGGCGTATAGCTGGGAGCAAAGATCCTCCCTTTCTTCATTCCGGACCATAACGCTATGGGCTATAGGCCATATGCTCTTCTCAGGAACGAGATACGCTTCACGCTTCACGAACGACGGACACACCATAAGGACGGCCTTTTTGAGCATCCTGGTCCAAGCGCTCAGTGTGCTCGCCCTCTCCGCCAGCCTGGCCTTTGCCGTGCCGATGCAGAACGACCCCAACGGCTTCGAAGGTATTCCCTGGGGCGCCGCCTTCTCGGAAACCGACACCTTCGTCAAAGTCGAGGATGCCGGCCGCGCGCAAACCTATGAACTGAAGACTGGAGCTCCCTCACTCGGCCCTGCGAAGGTCGATTCCATGCGGTTCCTGACCGTCGACGGGAAGTTCGCGCGCGTCACGGTCCGCTACCAAGGCAAGACCACCCACGAACAGGTCCTGGCCTATCTCCAATCCCGCTATGGTTCGCTCGACCGCACACCGGGACAATTCACCGGAGGGCCCGTCAAGTTTTACAGTTGGACCGGCTTCGAGAGCGACATCAACCTCCGTTACGAAACCGCCACGGACCGCGGCATCATTTTCTTCGAGAGCCAGGAACTCCGCCTCAAAATCACCGAGGGCAATTCCGCCACCGTGTTTTAACCGGCCGCCTCTCGCACATTTTCCACTCGCCTCGCATCAGACCAGCTCCACTCCCCATCGCGCCCCCCAGCCAAACCGCATCAATTACTTACAATACAAGAACAACCTGCTACTGTAGCCAACCTTTCACGCACATGAACGGAATGTCCTGGCCCTGCAAGACAAAATCTCCGAGTGAAAACTACCCACAAGATATGTAAAGCCGATAACGGAGGGACAATGAAACGCCATCTAATTTCTTTAACCGGCACAATCCTTATTATGCTTGCAGGCATGGCGACGTCAGGGTGCTTATCAATGATGGCCCCGTCACCCCACATAGGCAACTCACTGAACTATGTCCGCCAACACAAGGGTGAAGGTACGAGGCGTGCCCTGCTGGGCAACGAAACAGAACTGATGGGCCAAGCGGCAAAGAGCTTGGAGGAGGCAAGTTTCACCGTCATTCGGGAACCTCACGCGATCTTGGGCAAGATCGCGTTTGGCGACCTTGATGACGATCTCCAATCCTACGCCTTCTATTTCTATCCATCCCAGGCCAACGGCCACACCGATGTCGAAGCCCTCACCGCAAGCCGTTGGCTGAAGGATCAACAGCAACAGGAACAGCAGAAACAGGCATTACCACACTTTTTTCCCTTAGCCTATATACACACGAGACTTCAGGAGGACGGATATGACCCTAACGTAAAGGAAGGGCACATGTTCGCGTTAAGCAGGGCTGCATTTTATGGTTATCGGGGGACCGCAAAGAAATTAATAAGCAAAGGTGCGAATGTGGATGTATCGATCAGTGAACTAGAAGCATTTGCATCGAATGCTTCGGCCGGCGCCAGGCTCAATTCCCAATATTTGGACAGGCCTGCTAACAAAAGAGCATATGATATATCCCAAATTAACTATGGCAAAGCCAATGCAGGCGTTGAGTTGCTCACTGGACTAAAAAAATACGCCAAGCGAAATGGAACCGAGAGAGAAAGCGAAACCCGTTTTCAGGAAGCGTTGCGAACCTACCAAGCGGCGGCGGTGAAACCTCAACTGCCTGAAACCGCCAGGCAACTCATGGTTCAGGCCAATGGCGCCGTCCGCGACAAGGATTACCAGGAAGCGACCGACCTTTACGAGCAGACACTGGTGCTCGCCCCCTGGTGGCCGGAGGGGCACTTCAACCTCGCATTGGTATTAGCTGAAACCGATGATCCAGACCGGGCGATCGTCGAGATGAAACGCTACCTCGCCCTCGCGCCCACTGCGCCGGATGCACGCGCCGCCCAGGACAAAATCTATGATTGGCAACGCAAAGCAGCGAAGCTCCAATAACATGCTTATAACGCGGACAGGAACTGCAAGTAGGAACTGGCTGCACGAACAACGAACAAGTAAGGAGACGGCCTGATGAGCGGTACACGGAACGCTATTACATCCGCAAGAATGGCAGTCATCCTCTTGCTATGGACAATCGCAGGAACAGGATGTGAGACCACCCGCCATACGATCGACTACGAGAAACAATACCCCTCGGCTCAACAACGGATCGCAGACAGGCCAGCCGTCCTGCTGCAGGTTGAGGATGCAATCCCGGAGGAAGAGTTCAGGAAAGCTCAGAACTTTCTCGGCGAAGACATGACCATGTTCGCGACCAACGTGTTCATCATCCCAATGAACAAATATTCAATTTATTCCGCAGATCAGCCACGAAGCCAGCTTGTCGGCTCTGTGCTGCAGGAACATTTCTCCACAGCCGGACTACCGACACTCGCTCTCTCCGGGCAGAAGCCTGGCCCATTCGACGAAGGGGCGCGCGAGGCGCTATCCGTGTCGGTCCGGGTCAAGAAACTGGCAGTCACGACGTCCTTCTCGGGTACGATCCTGCCGTTACTCTTCACGACCATCATAACCTTTCACGATAAACAGGTTGATACAGTCCTCGACTGCCAGATCACTCAGCCGGGCAGTCAAGCCGTGCTCTGGAAGGGGACCCTGTCTGGCAAGGCGGAAAGCAAAGAACTTGAAAAGATGGACGAGACCGCCAGAGCGAAGGTCAAGAACTTGGATGCGTGGATGGTGCATGAAGCGATCGACCGGGCAGTCTCGGCCTTTCTCACCCAATCACAGGCGATACAAATAGCCGTACGACTGCGAAACGAGACCTTCGCGAAAGCGATGAAAACAGCTCAGGACACAGAGGCCGGTGGCAATCTGCGAGCGGCACTCAATCAATACGGCCGCGCCTACCGCGCAGCCGGCGACAGCGAGCAATCGCTGGCCGTCATTAAGACCGTGGCCGAGGTGGTGCGTAAGTTACCGAACAGACCGGAGCTGCCGGAGGACGCGCGACGATACGGTGTGCAGGCCAACACGGCAACGGAGCGTAAAGGCTATGACGAGGCGATTACGTTGCTCTCTCAAGGCCTGGAGGCGGCCCCTTGGTGGGCGGAAGGCCACTTTAACCGTGCGCTGCTTCTCGCCAATCAGAATCGCTATCAAGAGGCCGTGACCAGCATGAAACAGTTCCTGATACTGACGCCGAATGCCCCGGACGCACGGGCCTCGCAGGACAAGATCTATGAATGGGAGCTAAAGGCCGGACCCGTAACGGCAAGCGGCCTCTCTGCCAATCCTGGCGCATCGTCATCTCCATCTTCTACCTCTGGACCAAGGGGTCTATCACTTGACGATACGATCCGTGGAGTAGTCGAGAAAAGATAACGTCTCAACATAGGGCTGTTCTACTTACGTGGAGCACGATCGTACGTAGCAGCGAAGGAGGAGAGGGCGATGCATGCACTTTATCGATCAGTTGGGACCGGGTTCGTCATCGCCCTATCACTGACGACCTTCCTTGCCTCCTCGGCCCATGCCTGCTGTAGCAATTACGCAGAATTCGCTGCGCAGTGTCGTGCACAGGGCGGCATCCCCGGCTTTGGCGCGACGTGCAAGCCTCAGAGTAGTGGAGGGTCAAGCGGTGGCTCCGGCTACTCTGGCGGAAGATCAAGTTCGAACCAGCAGATGCTCGGCATGGCCAACGCCTTGGGAGCCGCATTCGGGGAGGCGCTTAAGCAACAAGAAGCGGACCGGGCTCAAGCACGCCAGCAAGAAATGGAACGGGCGGCAATAGAGATGGCCCGGTTCCAAGCCGAAGAACAGGAACGCATGAAACAATTGGAAGCGCGGCACCAGAAATTGCTAGGCAGCCTGAAGGGAGGGCTCGGCAACACGGAGCTAGGGCTGAAGCGCATGGAATCAGGAACGCTGGAACTAAAGAGCGGGACCGCGATGTTTGGACAATCGAACGTGACCGGAACGTTGAAGTACGGCGAGGACACTACAGGCCTGACACTCAAGATGCCAGAGGCACCTCCAACACCGACGGGCAAGGTCGTGGACATGGCCACCATGGATAAAGTTTGGCAGGACTATTATCAGGCCGCTGACAAGGCAGCTCAAGCGGACCTGCGGCGTCAGCAACTGGAAGAAGAGAAGCAGCTGGCCGAACAAATCAAGAAGGAAGCGGAGAAGAAGTATCAGGAACAACAGCAGCGATCGGCATTGATCCAGAAGGATCAACCGTCCAAGCAGGAGGCAGACGACAAGCTGGCTGAAGCAGAGAAGCTCCTGAACCAAGCGACAGACCTGGACCGGAAGGCAACTCAAGATCTGAACAGCGCAAAACAAGATCTCAAACAGGCCAAGCTCGATCTCGACCGAACCGAGAAGGAACGCGCCAAAGCGGAGAAGAGCTTAGTCCAAGCCGAGCAGGGACAATCCAAATAGCGAGGACGTGCATGAAACGCTTTACAGCCAGCATTCAGACCCGCCCCCCACTATGCTACTGGCCGCTGCTGATTACCCTCGCCGTGATTCTCTGCGCTAGTGGAAGCTGGGCGGCCCCCTCGACACCGGCCTCATCCATGACCCCTCGCGCCAAGCTGGACCGGATACTCGCCTGCCAACAGACGGAAAAGGATGCCGCGCTGGCGGAGAAGCGTAAGACACAAGATACAATGGCCGCGGTCGAATCGTTTATCGGCTCCCTCAGCGACCAGCCCAAACATTACGCGGCCCATGAGCGAGCCAATCGGGCATTGACCCTGGCGCGCGAGGCGCTCGCCAAGATCGACGAACGGCTGCAGCTTGCCGACCGAAAAATCGGCATGACCGTTCGCGCGCTACAGTATCTCGCGCCTGCACAAAGCGGCGTCACGAGGGCTCTCTTCTTGCCGACGTGCCACGACAATACACAGATTGGCTCGCGGACGGCGAAAACGAAAGTCGCTACCTCGATGGTTTATTCGGAGAGGAATACGGCTTTGTCACAGATCCTGCCCTGCTGCAACGGATGACCGCCCTGGTCACTCGTCTGCAGATGCTGTCATCCAGACCCGATGTACCGATCCAGGTGAGGGTGCTCGCGACAGAAAGCGGAATGGGAGCCTCTGCCACAGCAACGGCAATCTATTTCGACAAGGCCTATCTTGACCTCATGCCCTCCGAATCCGAACTGTTGTTCGTTGCCGGCCATGAACTCGCACATGTGCAACTGGGACATTTCAGCGAAGCCATCATCGGACGCGAACGCGACACACAGAGGATCCGCAAAGACCTAGGCCCTGGAGGAACGGCTATCCTTGGCTTGAGAACCCAGGAGGTGCTGCTCAAGATGCGAACGGGCCCCTGGGAACAACGACAGGAAGAAGCCGGTGCGGCCCCCAAAGGCATTCAGGAAGCGATGCTGCGGATGAACGAGGATGAGAAAACCGGGGTGAAGAAAGTTCCCCCGGACATTCAACGCTATCGAGACTCATTGCGGGATCACGCCAAACCCCTAGATCGCCTCAAGGCCCTCGAAACGGCCCTGGGCAGCAAATTCTGGGAACGGACCGATCTGACGTTCGGAGCCCTCTGCCCTCACCCCTGACTTCGTTTTTTCGCTTGCCCTCCGCACCTCTGGTTCTGAAACTCCCACGAGAACCGCTCACCCCAGACAGGGACAGGCCCCCTTCTGCCCCCTCCAACCACAAACAGCATCGTTTCTTGTCATGAAACATCTCGCCATGTTATCGTGCAATGGTGAGTAATGACTCACTCACTATTGGAGCTCGATGCGACAGACCACTCGAACCGTGCGCCCCTCCAGCAGAGAACGGCAGGCCGGCTTGATCGCCGCGGCTGCGTCGCTCTTTGCCGCCAAGGGGTTCAACGGCACCACCACAAAAGAAATCGCCAAATCGGCGGGCGTGAGCGAGGCCCTGGTCTTCAAGTATTTCCCGACGAAACGGGCGCTCTATGCCGCGATCCTGGCGGAGAAAGTGACCGTCAACGAACTGCTCGAAGCGGTGGAGGAAGCCTCCAAGAAACGGGACGACCATCGCGTCTTCACCATGATCGCGAGCTCGCGCATTCGCCCCGACGTCGATTCGACCCTTTTGCGGCTCCTCTTGTTCAGCGCCCTGGAGGGGCATGAACTCTCCGAGATGTTCTTCGGCAAGCACCATAAAGTGTTCTACGACCACCTGGCTTCCTACATTCGAACCAGGATCGACGACGGGGCCTTTCGTCCGGTCGATCCCCTCCTGGCGGCCCGCGCCTTCATCGGCATGGTCGTCCATCACCGTTTGCTCCATGAAATTTTCGAAGTCCCGATGCATCAATCCCACGAGGACACGGTCTCGACCTACGTCGATCTGTTCCTCACCGGTCTGATCAAGCAACCAGCCAGCCGTACGACGCCGGGGAGGCGTGCGCGATGAATTCCTTGAAGCAACATCCGATTGTCACGCTCGGCGTGATCATTTTCTTTGCGGTCACGGCCCTCGTCGTGTTTCGCCTCAGCAGCGGCGCCAAGAGCGATGTCCGAAAAACCCGCGTCATCACCGTCGCCACCGCGACGCCGCTGAAGCAGGACCTGGACATTCGGCTTACCTATACCGCCGACATCATCCCCAACCAGGCGGTCAATCTGTTCTCGCGGGTGGACGGCTATATCGGCAAGATCTACGTCGATAAGGGCGACCTGGTGAAAGCCAACCAGCTCCTGGTCGAGATCGACCATACGGATTACCAACATGCCGTCAACCAGGCCAAAGCCAACCTGGCGGCAGCCAGAGCGAGGGTCGCGCAGCAGGATGCGAGCGTCCGCAATGCCACCCTCACCCTCCATCGGATGCGGGCGCTGATCAAAGACCAGTTCGTCTCGCAGCAGGATCTGGATAACGCCCAGGTCTCGTACGACGCAGCGGTAGCGGCGCTCGACTCGCTCCGCGCGCAGGTCCAGCAAATGGAGGTCGCCCAGGCCCAAGCCGAAACGAACCTGGCCTACTCCTATATCCGCGCGCCCTTCGCCGGCTATGTGGCTGAACGCAACCTCGATCTCGGCGCCTATGTCAGCGGCGCCACCGCCGGCACCTCCACCACCTCGCGCGGGATCCTCACCCTCCATGAAATCCAGACGGTCCGCATTCTGATCGAGGTGGTGGAGAAAGACGTCCCGCTCATCCAGGTGGGTCAAAAGGCGGACGTGCGAGCCGAGGCCTATCCCGAGCGAATCTTCGAGGGCACGGTCACCAGAATCGTCCAGGCGCTGAACCGGGCCACCCGCACCATGACGGTCGAAGTGGACCTCCCGAACAAGGACCATGTCTTGAAGGGCGGCATGTTCGCCCGCGTCGAGGTCCTGGTCGGCAGCCATCGCAACGCGATTCAGATCCCCATCGACGCGGTCAGCCGTTTGGAAGATGCCCAATATGTCTATATTGTGCGCGAGGGCAAGGCCCAGCGCGTGCCGGTGGAAATCGGCGTCCGCGAGGACAACCGGGTCGAGATCACCAAGGGCCTGGATGGGTCCGAGCAGGTGATCGTCTCAGGAAAAGATCTCGTACATGACGGAACAGCTGTGCAGACGCAGCCGAGCCCTCAGTCCTGAGTGCTGAGTGCTGAGTGGAAATTGCCGATGTAGGCTGGCGAGGAAGAATATTGCAGGTACAACCAAAATGATCTCAGCACCCAGCACCCAGCACTCAGCACTTCCATCATGTGGCTAACCCTTCTCGCACTTCGCAATCGCATCGGCATCTTGATGCTGTCCCTGGCCATGGTGCTGCTGGGCGCCACCTCGCTGCAGCGGCTGCCGGTCGATCTCTTTCCCCAGATTCAAGTGCCGGTGGCCTTCGTCGGCGTCATCTATAAAGGCGCGCCGCCCCTCGACATCGAACAAAGCGTCGTCTATCCCATCGAAAAGGCCGTGAGCTCCGCCTCGAACGTCGAACATGTCGAGTCCTTCGCCAAGCAGGGCATCGGCGCGGTGCAGATCTGGTTCAACTGGGGCGCGGACATCAACGTCGGCCAGATGGAGGTGATGCAGCGGGTCACGCAGATCCTGAACAGCCTGCCGCCCGGCATCTTGCAGCCCTTCATCGTCAAATTCGACGTCTCCAATATCCCCGTCTCCTTCGTGACGGTCTCCAGCGACGATCTCGACGAACGGGCCCTCTACGACCTGGCCTACAACACGATTGCGCCGCAAATCGAGCAGATCGCCGACGTCGCCGCCGCCACCGTGGAAGGCGGGAAGATCCGCCAGATCAACATCAACCTCGACCCGGCCCTCTTGAACGCCCGGAGCCTCTCGATTCTCGACGTCGTCAAATCCGTGAAGGCCGCGAACCTGATTCTTCCCTCCGGCGACATCAAGGCCGGCAATCTGGACTACAACGTCTTCACCAATAATCAGTTCCGCACGGTCGACCCGATCCAGGACGTGATCGTGAAGGTGAACCCACAGGGCAGCCCCGTGCGGGTGCGGGACGTCGGGACCGTCACCGATTCGTCGGACATTCAGACCAACATCGTCCGGACGGACGGGGCCAGAGCCGTCTATCTACGCGTCAATAAACAGCCCATCGCCAACACCGTGGCGGTGGTGGATGCGCTGCGCAAGGCCCTGCCGAAGATGGTCGGCATCCCCTCCAGCGTGAAGCTCGGCATTTCCTTCGACCAATCGGTCTACATCCGCCAGTCGATCAACAACCTCGTCGAGCAGGCGCTGCACGGATCGCTGCTGGCTGCGGCCGTCATCCTGATCTTCCTCCGTAATTTCACGAGCACCCTGATCATTTCCGTCTCCATTCCCCTCTCGATCATGGTGACCTTCATCGTGCTCTATTTCTCCGGGCAAACCCTGAACGTGTTCACCCTGGGAGGCCTGGCCCTGGGCATCGGCCGGCTGGTCGACGACTCCATCGTGGAGCTGGAGAATATTCAGCGCCATCTCAACGACACGCCCCGCCGATGGGACGCGATCCTGGAAGCGGCGCGCGAAGTGGCGATGCCGATTCTGGCCTCGACCATCACCACGGTCGTCGTGTTCCTCCCGATTTTCTTCGTCGCAGGCATTGCCCGGTTGCTCCTGATTCCCCTGACCATCACAATCGCGATCTCGCTCTTCACCTCCTTCTTCGTCTCCCGCACGGTGACCCCGGCGCTCTGTTACAAATTCCTCAAGCCGGAGCAGGAAGCCCACAAGTCGATGCCGCGCTGGTTCGTACGGATGATGGGTTGGAGCCGCGAACGGTATGAGTCTCTGGACCGGGGCTATGAAGACTCGCTCCGCTGGGTCCTGGCCCATCGCCGACTCTTTATCGGCGGCATCCTGCTCCTCTTCGCCGCCTCGCTCGCGCTGGTGCCCAAGATCGGCACGGAATTTTTGCCTGTGTCGGACGAAAGCCAGTTCCGCATCGTTCTGCGAGGGCCGGTCGGTCAGCGCGTGGAGAAAACCGAGCAGCAAGTGGCGGAGGTCGAACGGGTGCTGCGGGCCCAGATCCCGGCAGAGGAACTGGAAACCATCATTTCCAGCACCGGCGTCTTGGCCCAGGGCCGCTCCTCCCTCTTCAATCCGAACACCGGCCCCCATACGTCGGTCATCTCCGTCTATCTGGTCTCGCCGGACAAACGGACCAGAAACCAAGTCCAAATCATGAACGACGTGAGACCCAAAGTGCTCAAACTCTTTCCGGGCGTCGCGATGTTCTTCGATCCGGGCGGGCTCGTGAAACGGGTCACCAGCTTCGGGGCTCAGAAATCCGTCGACGTGGAGATCTACGGCTACGATTTTGAAAAGGCCCGGGGAGTCATCCGCGAAGTCGAGACCATGATGCACCATATCCCTGGCCTGGCCGATATCGAAGTCAGCCGCGAGGAGAACTATCCAGAGGTCAACGTGGTGGTGGACCGCGAGAAGGCAGCCCTGCTTGGCATCAGCGAAACGGACGTGGCCAACGCGGTGCTCTTCTCACTCAACGGCAACGGCCAAACCGATCCCATCATCTATACCGACCCGCAAAACGGGAACGAGTACTACATCAGCGCATGGCTCGCGGAAGAACACCGGCAGGACCTCACGGACATCGAGAACATCGTGCTGACCGCCAAGACCGGTGAGCCGGTCCTCCTCAAGAACGTGGCTTCGCTCAAGCTGAATGCCGGCCCGGTGAAGATCGAGCGCAAATACTTCCAGCGGGTCGTCCATCTGACCGCCAACCCTGTGAACCGGGATCTCGGCGCCATCGGGGCCGATCTGGAGGCAGGCTTTGCCAAGATCCAGCTCCCCACCGGCTTCAGTCTCAAGCTGGCCGGCCAGATCCAACAACAGCGAGAGACCTTCGAGGGACTGATGTTTGCCACAGTCCTGGCGCTCATCCTCGTCTATATGGTGATGGCGGCCCAGTTCAAATCGCTGATCGACCCCTTCGTCATCATGTTTGCGGTCCCGATGGGCTTCCCTGGCGTCATCCTGATCCTCTTCCTGACCGACACGACCCTCTCCACCACCTCGATGATGGGCATCATCATGATGCTGGGCATCGTGGTCTCGAACGGTGTCCTCTTGGTGGATTACACGAACGTCCTGCGGCGGAAAGGACGGGAGTTACACGATGCGGCCATCACGGCGGCGCGGACGAGACTCCGCCCCATCCTGATGACCTCCCTCGCCACCGTCGCAGGGCTGCTGCCCATGGCGATCGGCTGGGGCACGGGCGGCGAAACGAACGCCCCCCTGGCCCGCACGGTCGTCGGAGGACTCAGCGTCTCGACGATCCTCACGCTCTTTCTCGTCCCCACGATCTATGTGATGTTAGAAGAACGGCTCCCCCGTCATAAGGACGAGGCTCCGCAAGAAGCCGATTGGATACCGGCAGAACCGGGGCAAACACCGACCAATCAATAGCCAGCATATGTGCACGACGGATACACACTCCAGCAGGATGCTCAAAAAGTCATCCAACTAGGCCGCAGGCGAGTCAAAACCGGAGGCGTACCCTTCGGGGGTACGTTGAGGATTTTGACGAACCGAGAACGACGTTGGAGGGCTTTTTCAGCATCCTGCCAGAGAAGCAGGCTGGTTAGCCGAGGGTGGGAAAGAGTGCTTTCAGTTGCATCGCGAGACCGATGTCCCCGCTGATCTTGAGCCGGCCCGACATGGCGACGGCCGGCCCGCTCAACTGCCCCTTCAGAATCTTGATGCAATCCTCTCCAGTCATCGAGAGCGAAACTTGCGGGTCCTCATGCAACCCCTCTGTGACCTGACAGGCCCCCTCACGAATTGTGAGAATGTACTGCCCGCCCTGCGCGCCGCTCAAATCGAATTGATAGACCGCATCAAGGTCTTCGGCCGCCTCTGCGTCGAGTTTGCCGGGAAGAAGCTGGAAAAAGTCTTTAACAGTGTTGGGGTTCATCGGTACATGGGATGGGAGACGCGAATCGATACGGGGGCCGCGTTGCCGCGGCCCCCGATCCAGAGCTAGTACCGGAGCGTCACCGTCGCGGTGCTGCGACGCGCGCCGAAAAAGTCTTTGGAGAACGTCTCGACAACGGCAGGGTCATAGCCCTTGCAACTGAAAATGTCGAGGTAGGCGTTGTTCGTATCGTTCGCAAAATGGCCGCTGATCAACGACGTCGAGATCAGCTGCACCATGGAATAGCCGGCGACCCGACCTGAGCCGAAATCGACGACCTGGCACTCGCCGAAACGCTTCATGCCGATCAGCTCACAGAGCTCCACGACATAGCGGCGAATATGGTCGGCGTTGCGAATAAGATCGGGATTACAATCTTGAAGGTCGACGGAGGTGCACAGTCCCCACGCTTTCCCCTCTCCCACCATCTCTTGGGGGGCAATCGGGGCAGCTGCTGGGGACTCAGGTGGAAAGATCGCGGACTCGGAACCGGCCGAGCTACTCATAAAGGGTGACACCTTTCTGTTAGGAGGGTGAAAAAACTGTGACGACAAACCGTCATGCCAAACTATACCACGATTTTTTTCGCATCAGGGAGGCTGACGAAACTTTTTTTCACACGAGGCGCTCCCGGGTCCCCCGGTCGGTTGACAAGGTTCTCAGCGGTCGGAGAGAATGCGCTCATGACCACGAGCACTCCATCGAATCCGACCTCGACCCAGTCGTCAGCCGACCTCCCGGACCGCCTCTGCACCTGGTGCAAGGTCGCCATGCGGAAACGGCTGGTCGCCAGCGGGCAATTCGTCCATTACACCTGCCCCATCTGCGTCTTCCAACATACGACCAGACGGGGCCCCAAACCGGCTGCCCCAGCCCATTGATCTCCGGTTGACGGTTAGAGTTTCCCCTCGACAAGCTTCCGGATCGCTTCCATCCTCTGACGGTTGACCCCGAAATCACGGTAGCCAGTCCGGGACGCAGACCGGAAATGGACCGTCTTCGCCTCGTCGTCGAACAGAAACTCCACATCGTCCACGAATCGCAGCAACAGGCTGGTGAACTCATAATGGAGATAGGTCTCGTCTTCCTCCACCAGCTTGGTGCGGGGAAGGGATTGGACAATCGCCTTCAGCGCCTCTTTCGCGTCAGCCCTGGCTTTCCGGTAGCGAAAGGGCGCAATGGCATGGCCCTCGTCTTGCGCCTGCGTCGACACACAGTTAGGACTTGCGGGACAGGGACGGAGCCGTTGAAAAGTTTCGGCAGGCATCATGGAACAATCAGCTTGTCATAGTGAGCGTGAGTGCCAATCCAGAACCAGTGGATTCCATCTGGGACATCGAAACCAAGCGCTCGATAGTGATCACCGACTCGTACCGACCACAATTATCCGATACGCTTGAGGTGAAGGGACGGGTGATGCGGGTTGGATTTCAAAAGCTGAAAATTCTTATCAGCCAACGCGCGAACATCTTCCGGGAGAGCCTGATACGCGGTCCAAAACCGTGACGAAGCGGTATGTTTCACAGAGGTCTAGCGTTGCCTTGCCCAAATTCGGCCCGCGCCTCAGCGATCGAC
Proteins encoded:
- a CDS encoding tetratricopeptide repeat protein, with amino-acid sequence MKRHLISLTGTILIMLAGMATSGCLSMMAPSPHIGNSLNYVRQHKGEGTRRALLGNETELMGQAAKSLEEASFTVIREPHAILGKIAFGDLDDDLQSYAFYFYPSQANGHTDVEALTASRWLKDQQQQEQQKQALPHFFPLAYIHTRLQEDGYDPNVKEGHMFALSRAAFYGYRGTAKKLISKGANVDVSISELEAFASNASAGARLNSQYLDRPANKRAYDISQINYGKANAGVELLTGLKKYAKRNGTERESETRFQEALRTYQAAAVKPQLPETARQLMVQANGAVRDKDYQEATDLYEQTLVLAPWWPEGHFNLALVLAETDDPDRAIVEMKRYLALAPTAPDARAAQDKIYDWQRKAAKLQ
- a CDS encoding tetratricopeptide repeat protein; protein product: MSGTRNAITSARMAVILLLWTIAGTGCETTRHTIDYEKQYPSAQQRIADRPAVLLQVEDAIPEEEFRKAQNFLGEDMTMFATNVFIIPMNKYSIYSADQPRSQLVGSVLQEHFSTAGLPTLALSGQKPGPFDEGAREALSVSVRVKKLAVTTSFSGTILPLLFTTIITFHDKQVDTVLDCQITQPGSQAVLWKGTLSGKAESKELEKMDETARAKVKNLDAWMVHEAIDRAVSAFLTQSQAIQIAVRLRNETFAKAMKTAQDTEAGGNLRAALNQYGRAYRAAGDSEQSLAVIKTVAEVVRKLPNRPELPEDARRYGVQANTATERKGYDEAITLLSQGLEAAPWWAEGHFNRALLLANQNRYQEAVTSMKQFLILTPNAPDARASQDKIYEWELKAGPVTASGLSANPGASSSPSSTSGPRGLSLDDTIRGVVEKR
- a CDS encoding M48 family metalloprotease is translated as MGASATATAIYFDKAYLDLMPSESELLFVAGHELAHVQLGHFSEAIIGRERDTQRIRKDLGPGGTAILGLRTQEVLLKMRTGPWEQRQEEAGAAPKGIQEAMLRMNEDEKTGVKKVPPDIQRYRDSLRDHAKPLDRLKALETALGSKFWERTDLTFGALCPHP
- a CDS encoding TetR/AcrR family transcriptional regulator, giving the protein MRQTTRTVRPSSRERQAGLIAAAASLFAAKGFNGTTTKEIAKSAGVSEALVFKYFPTKRALYAAILAEKVTVNELLEAVEEASKKRDDHRVFTMIASSRIRPDVDSTLLRLLLFSALEGHELSEMFFGKHHKVFYDHLASYIRTRIDDGAFRPVDPLLAARAFIGMVVHHRLLHEIFEVPMHQSHEDTVSTYVDLFLTGLIKQPASRTTPGRRAR
- a CDS encoding efflux RND transporter periplasmic adaptor subunit, with the protein product MNSLKQHPIVTLGVIIFFAVTALVVFRLSSGAKSDVRKTRVITVATATPLKQDLDIRLTYTADIIPNQAVNLFSRVDGYIGKIYVDKGDLVKANQLLVEIDHTDYQHAVNQAKANLAAARARVAQQDASVRNATLTLHRMRALIKDQFVSQQDLDNAQVSYDAAVAALDSLRAQVQQMEVAQAQAETNLAYSYIRAPFAGYVAERNLDLGAYVSGATAGTSTTSRGILTLHEIQTVRILIEVVEKDVPLIQVGQKADVRAEAYPERIFEGTVTRIVQALNRATRTMTVEVDLPNKDHVLKGGMFARVEVLVGSHRNAIQIPIDAVSRLEDAQYVYIVREGKAQRVPVEIGVREDNRVEITKGLDGSEQVIVSGKDLVHDGTAVQTQPSPQS
- a CDS encoding efflux RND transporter permease subunit; the encoded protein is MWLTLLALRNRIGILMLSLAMVLLGATSLQRLPVDLFPQIQVPVAFVGVIYKGAPPLDIEQSVVYPIEKAVSSASNVEHVESFAKQGIGAVQIWFNWGADINVGQMEVMQRVTQILNSLPPGILQPFIVKFDVSNIPVSFVTVSSDDLDERALYDLAYNTIAPQIEQIADVAAATVEGGKIRQININLDPALLNARSLSILDVVKSVKAANLILPSGDIKAGNLDYNVFTNNQFRTVDPIQDVIVKVNPQGSPVRVRDVGTVTDSSDIQTNIVRTDGARAVYLRVNKQPIANTVAVVDALRKALPKMVGIPSSVKLGISFDQSVYIRQSINNLVEQALHGSLLAAAVILIFLRNFTSTLIISVSIPLSIMVTFIVLYFSGQTLNVFTLGGLALGIGRLVDDSIVELENIQRHLNDTPRRWDAILEAAREVAMPILASTITTVVVFLPIFFVAGIARLLLIPLTITIAISLFTSFFVSRTVTPALCYKFLKPEQEAHKSMPRWFVRMMGWSRERYESLDRGYEDSLRWVLAHRRLFIGGILLLFAASLALVPKIGTEFLPVSDESQFRIVLRGPVGQRVEKTEQQVAEVERVLRAQIPAEELETIISSTGVLAQGRSSLFNPNTGPHTSVISVYLVSPDKRTRNQVQIMNDVRPKVLKLFPGVAMFFDPGGLVKRVTSFGAQKSVDVEIYGYDFEKARGVIREVETMMHHIPGLADIEVSREENYPEVNVVVDREKAALLGISETDVANAVLFSLNGNGQTDPIIYTDPQNGNEYYISAWLAEEHRQDLTDIENIVLTAKTGEPVLLKNVASLKLNAGPVKIERKYFQRVVHLTANPVNRDLGAIGADLEAGFAKIQLPTGFSLKLAGQIQQQRETFEGLMFATVLALILVYMVMAAQFKSLIDPFVIMFAVPMGFPGVILILFLTDTTLSTTSMMGIIMMLGIVVSNGVLLVDYTNVLRRKGRELHDAAITAARTRLRPILMTSLATVAGLLPMAIGWGTGGETNAPLARTVVGGLSVSTILTLFLVPTIYVMLEERLPRHKDEAPQEADWIPAEPGQTPTNQ